The Alteromonas mediterranea DE genome contains the following window.
GCAAAGGGTGGCATTTTAATATGCGTTTAATAGATAACCAACCGCCTTTTGCCAATCCGTGTGTTTTTAATGCGTCTATAGCATACCAAGAACAGGATGGATGGAAACGACAACGTTGGCCTAACATAGGCGAAATGAACCATTGATAGCATTTTATCAAGGCTAAAGGCACTACAATTAAGAGTTGCCGCAACGCTTGTTTAATTTTTTCCATAGCTTGTCCAATGTAGCAAAAACTTCTTGGTTGCTAAGGTTATCAG
Protein-coding sequences here:
- the yidD gene encoding membrane protein insertion efficiency factor YidD encodes the protein MRQLLIVVPLALIKCYQWFISPMLGQRCRFHPSCSWYAIDALKTHGLAKGGWLSIKRILKCHPLHAGGYDPVPEKQQDKHSK